The region ATCACTTGAAGAACTACTGCTGCCCCCACAGCCTGTAAGTAATCCTGTAGTTAATGTAAATGCACACGCAAGTGCCATTAGGCTTTTGATTCTTTTCATAGATATCCCTCCAATAATAATAAATAGTGCAATCGCTTGCATTTGTGTATATTATATTTTATTTATTTATTGATGTCAAATATATCCTTGAATAGGAAAATTAATATAATGTAATGGATTACAAGAGAATGACTATATAAATCCTTAATATGAAGAAATTTCATAAAAAATAACAATTGATTTTTAAGTGCAATGAACTTGATAATAGAATTAAGGTGGTATATAAAATGTTTTAGGTTAAAAAGTGTAGTAAAGCTAAGGTTATAATATACTACATATATAGTAATTACAGTATATTTCCCATAATGTGTATTAATAGTTGAATTTGAAAAAAATCATATGTGAAATTGTTGACTAGCTTAAAAAAGTGTTTTATAATGAACAAAATATGCAATCGGTTGCACAATAAAAAGCATAAAATATTGTAATACTAATTATATTTACTTTGAAGATTATGCTATGAAAAATGTAAAGATTAGTGTTTATTAAAGTATGGCTATTTAAATTATGATATTAGGAGGATGGTTGATGGATAAAATAAAAGCGTGTATATTTGATTTAGATGGTGTTATTGTTGATACTGCTAAATATCATTACATGGCATGGAAAAAGCTGGCTAAGGAATTAGGATTTGAGTTCACTAAGGAACAAAATGAAAGATTAAAAGGTATAAGTAGAATGAAGTCTTTAGATATACTTTTGGATATTGGCAAAATTAAAGCTACTGATGATGAAAAAATCAAATTGGCAGAGAAAAAGAATAATTGGTACAGGGAATATATTTCAAATATGAAAAGTGATGAAATTCTTCCTGGTGCTAAGGAAATTTTAGAGCTTGTTAGGAATAATGGAATAAAGACAGCACTTGGTTCCGTTAGTAAAAATTCCATGACAATACTAAATGGACTTAA is a window of Clostridium pasteurianum DNA encoding:
- the pgmB gene encoding beta-phosphoglucomutase, encoding MDKIKACIFDLDGVIVDTAKYHYMAWKKLAKELGFEFTKEQNERLKGISRMKSLDILLDIGKIKATDDEKIKLAEKKNNWYREYISNMKSDEILPGAKEILELVRNNGIKTALGSVSKNSMTILNGLKLTEYFDAIIDGNKVKNAKPNPEVFLLGAGELNINPKNCVVFEDAKSGIEAATNAGMYSIGIGDKKILGKANIVVKSLLDVSLETFNYL